A segment of the Streptomyces sp. XD-27 genome:
CAAGGCGGCGCTGCGCGTCGCGTTCGACGCGCTGCCCGGCGGCGCCGACCGGCTCGTCCTCGTCGCGGCGATCGACCCCGTCGCCAACCCCGACGCGGACCTGGCCGGGTTCACCGACGCGGGAATCCGGCTCCTGGACCCGTCGGGCGCCGAGCTCGACCGGCTGCCCGTCTCCGACGGCCGCTCCGGAGAGACCGCCCTGGTCCTCGGCTCGTTCCGGCGGCGTTCCGGCGGCGACTGGAACTTCGTGATCGGCGGCAAGGGGTACACCGGCGGGCTGGAGGCCCTGGTCGAGGAGTACGGCATCGAGGTCGCCTGACCGGGTTACAGTGCGGAGATCGTGCAACGACGACAAGCGGGGGCGGTCATGGCACTGTTCGGGAACGCGCACACCATCGATCCGGGCGCGGCGCAGCGGGACTACGCGCGGCTGCTGGGCACGGACGAGCGGGTGTACGGCGCGTACCAGCTGATACGCGACACCATCCTCCTCACCGACCGCCGGATGGTCCTCATCGACAAGCAGGGGATCACGGGCAGGAAGGTGGAGTACCACTCCATCCCGTACAAGAGCATCTCGCACTTCGCGGTGGAGACCGCCGGCACCTTCGACCTCGACGCGGAGCTCAAGATCTGGATCTCCGGCAGCAGCACCCCGATCGAGAAGACCTTCACCAAGGGCGTCGACATCTACGAAGTCCAGGCGATCCTGACGCAGTTCGTGGCGAGGTAGCCGGACCCGCTCTCGACGCTGTTGACCCTCTCACTGTGTGAGGCGCTCAACTGGGAGACGTCATGTTCACCATAGGAGACTTCGCCAAGCACGGGCGGGTGTCGGTCCGCATGCTGCGCCACTACGACGCCATCGGACTGCTGCGCCCCGCCCGCGTCGACCGGGCCACCGGCTACCGCTACTACGAGGCCGCACAGCTCGCACGGCTCAATCGCGTCATCGCGCTCAAGGACCTGGGTTTCAGCCTGCAACAGGTCGCGTCGATCCTCGACGAGCGCATCGGCGCGGAGGAGTTGCGCGGCATGCTGCGGCTGCGGCACGCGGAACTGGAGACGGCCATGGCCGACGCGGCGGCGCGACTGGCCCAGGTCGCGGCGAGGCTCCGAAGCATCGAGAGCGAGGGATCCATGCCCACTGAGGACATCGTCATCAAGAGCCTCCCGCCGGTACGGCTGGCCGAGCTGACCGGCATCGCCAAGAGTTACGAACCGCAGGACGTCGGGCCGGTCATCGAGCCCCTCTACGACGAGCTGTGCCGCCGTCTGAAGGCTGCCGGAGTCGAGCCCACCGGCCCCGGCATCGCCCGCTACGAGGACGCTCCGGTGGACGGGGCGATCATCGTGCACGCGGGGCTGCCCGTCAGCGCGAAGGCCCGCGAGATCGAGGGCGTACAGATCGTGGAGCTGCCCGGAGTCGAGCGCGCCGCCACCATCGTGCACCGCGGCTCGATGGACGACGTGCTGCCCACCTCGCAGGCGTTGGCTCATTGGATCGACGCCAACGGATACCGGTCCACGGGATACGCGCGCGAGCTCACGCTCGCCTTCTCCGAGGACCACGACCAGTGGGTGACCGAGCTCCAGGAGCCCGTGGCCCCGGTGAGTTGATCGGTCCCGGCGGGGTCGGCCCGGTCGCGGTCGGCCCCGCCGGGGGCCGCGGTCGGGCCCCCGGCACGGTCAGTCGTCGTCGCCCTTGGCGCGCGGGCGCGGTCTGGCGCGTACGTGCATGCGCTCGCCCTGGCGGCCGAAGAGGCTGAGCAGTTCGACAGGGCCTTCGCCGGTGCTGCCGAACCAGTGGGGCAGCCGGGTGTCGAACTCGGCTGCCTCGCCCGCTCCCAGGACCAGGTCGTGGTCGGCCAGGAGCAGCCGCAGCCGCCCGGAGAGGACGTACAGCCACTCGTATCCCTCGTGGGTGCAGGGATCCGGGTTGGTCCTGGTGGGCGGGATGATCATTTTGAAGGTCTGGAGCGGGCCGGGCTGACGGGTCAGCGGGAGCACCGTGTTGCCGTTCACGTTCCTGGGAGTGAGGCGCACGCGGGGGTCGCCGACCTCGGGGGCGCCGACGAGTTCGTCCAGGGGCACCTGGTGGGCCTGGGCGATGGGGAGCAGGAGTTCCAGGCTGGGGCGGCGCTGGCCGGACTCCAGGCGGGACAGGGTGCTCTTCGAGATGCCGGTGGCCTCGGACAGCGCGGCCAGGGTGACGCCCCGCTGGGTACGCAGGCGCCTGAGGCGGGGGCCGACCTCGGTGAGGGCCCGGGCGATGGCGGTGGTGTGCTCCACACCTCCTATTGCACCGCGCCCGTCCCGGAAACGGCAACGGAAATTGCCGTTCGGCCGACGGCGATCGCAGCCTGTGGGCGGAGGTGATCGCCATGAGCGGCATGAGTGAGGCGAACGACACCACTGTGGACAACGCGGTGAGCGACGCCGTATACGACGCGAGCGACGAGGCGTACGACGTGGTCGTGGTCGGCGGAGGCGCCGCCGGGCTGAGCGCCGCGCTGGTGCTCGGCCGGGCCCGCCGCCGGGTGGCGGTCGTGGACACCGGCGCCCCGCGCAACGCCCCGGCCGCGCACATGCACGGCTTCCTGTCCCGGGACGGGATGCCCCCGGCGGACCTGCTGGCGACGGGCCGGGCCGAGGTGGCCGGGTACGGCGTACGGCTGGTCGCGGGCCGCGTGGAGGACATCGCGCACGGCCGCGTGGAGCGCATCGAGCACGGCCGCGTGGAGCACATCGCGAACGGCCGCGTGGAGCACATCGCGAACGGCTTCCTCGTGCGCCTGGCCGGCGGCCCGATGCTCGGGGCCCGCCGGCTGCTGGTGGCCACCGGGCTGCACGATGACGTACCGGACCTTCCCGGGGTGCGCGAGCGTTGGGGCAAGGCCCTGCTGCACTGCCCGTACTGCCACGGCTACGAGGTCCGCGACCAGCCGATCGGGGTGCTGGGCACCGGGCCCGGCGCGGTGCACCACGCGCTGCTGCTGCGCCAGTGGTCGCCCGACGTGGTGTTCTTCCCGCACACCCTCGACCTGGCGGACGACGACCGCGAGCGGCTGTCCGCCCGCGGGGTGCGCGTCGCGGACGGCGTGGTCGAACGGCTGGTGGTGGACGGCGACCGGCTGCGCGGGGTGGCGCTGGCCGGCGGCGGCGTGGTGCGGCGGAGCGCGGTGTTCGTCTTCCCGCGCTTCGTGCCGTACGACGCGCTGCTGACCGGCCTGGGCTGCGAGAAGGCCGACACCGGGTGGGTGGCCACCGACGCCTCGGGCCGCACGAGCGTGCCCGGGGTGTGGGCGGCCGGCAACGTCGCGGACCCGCGGGCGCAGGTGGTCACCGCGGCCGGCATGGGCTCGGCGGCGGCGATCGCGATCAACGCCGACCTGGTGCGGGAGGACGTCGAACGGTCCGTCGAGGCCCACCGCGCGGCGGGCGGCGCCGCCCGCCGCTGAGTGCCCGGCCCTCCCGCACTTGGCCCAGACCTCCCCCACCGGGCCCGGCCCTTCCCCACCGGGCCCGGTCCTCCCCCACCGGGCCCGGTCCTCCCCCACCGGGCCCGGTCCTCCCCCACACCTGTGGAAACCCGCGGAGTTCAGCGCTCCGCGGCCGGGGCGAGGGTGACGGCGGCCGAGAAGATGTCCGTGTCGTCCTGGCGCGCGGTGACGCGTACGCGGGCCCGGCCGTCCGCGGCCGCGGCGAGCGGCTCGGCCAGGATCCAGCAGGGGGCGTCCATTTCCGCGTAGCGGGTGAAGACGATGTCCATGCCGGCGGCGATCGTCGGCCGCGGATCGGCCACCGCCTGCGCCGCCTGGCGCGCGGCCTCGATCAGCAGCATTCCCGGGGCGTGGTCGACGGCGTGGTCGAAGAGGACGGGGTGGGCCGTGTCGGTCCGCAGCTGCCAGCGGTGCGGGCCGTCGGTGGGCGAGAGCACGACGTCCTCGAAGCGGTCGCGACCGAGGGGGCGCGCCGGGGCGGGCGGCGGCAGCGGCAGCGCGCGGGCCATGGCCTCGGCGGCGTCAGCGTAGCGCCCGCGCAGCCGCTCGTAGACGGCCCGGTCCTGGATCGCGAAGCGGGTGCGCGCCGTGCCCAGCCGGACGCCGCCGCGCACGGCTTCGACCTCCAGGGCCACCGAGGCCGCACGGTTCCGGCGGTACGTCACCTCCGGGCAGGTGAGGTGCAGTGTGAGCTCGGCGGGCTCGCCGTCGGCGGCCAGCGCTTCGGGGTCGAGGTCCCAGCGGAAGTCCCGCCAGAGCAGTTGGTGGCCGAAGGGCACCTCGTACGCCCCGTGCGACAGCAGCGGCAGCGTCTGGCGGATCGTTTCGCTCAGCAGCAGCGGGTCGTGCATGCCGTACCGGGTGAGGTAGAAGTCGTGGACTCTCGGCCACCGCGCGGTGACCGTGTAGGCGTCGGGCCCGGTCTGCCCCCAGGTTGTGAGCAGGA
Coding sequences within it:
- a CDS encoding PH domain-containing protein; this encodes MALFGNAHTIDPGAAQRDYARLLGTDERVYGAYQLIRDTILLTDRRMVLIDKQGITGRKVEYHSIPYKSISHFAVETAGTFDLDAELKIWISGSSTPIEKTFTKGVDIYEVQAILTQFVAR
- a CDS encoding MerR family transcriptional regulator, which codes for MFTIGDFAKHGRVSVRMLRHYDAIGLLRPARVDRATGYRYYEAAQLARLNRVIALKDLGFSLQQVASILDERIGAEELRGMLRLRHAELETAMADAAARLAQVAARLRSIESEGSMPTEDIVIKSLPPVRLAELTGIAKSYEPQDVGPVIEPLYDELCRRLKAAGVEPTGPGIARYEDAPVDGAIIVHAGLPVSAKAREIEGVQIVELPGVERAATIVHRGSMDDVLPTSQALAHWIDANGYRSTGYARELTLAFSEDHDQWVTELQEPVAPVS
- a CDS encoding helix-turn-helix domain-containing protein, translated to MEHTTAIARALTEVGPRLRRLRTQRGVTLAALSEATGISKSTLSRLESGQRRPSLELLLPIAQAHQVPLDELVGAPEVGDPRVRLTPRNVNGNTVLPLTRQPGPLQTFKMIIPPTRTNPDPCTHEGYEWLYVLSGRLRLLLADHDLVLGAGEAAEFDTRLPHWFGSTGEGPVELLSLFGRQGERMHVRARPRPRAKGDDD
- a CDS encoding NAD(P)/FAD-dependent oxidoreductase; its protein translation is MSEANDTTVDNAVSDAVYDASDEAYDVVVVGGGAAGLSAALVLGRARRRVAVVDTGAPRNAPAAHMHGFLSRDGMPPADLLATGRAEVAGYGVRLVAGRVEDIAHGRVERIEHGRVEHIANGRVEHIANGFLVRLAGGPMLGARRLLVATGLHDDVPDLPGVRERWGKALLHCPYCHGYEVRDQPIGVLGTGPGAVHHALLLRQWSPDVVFFPHTLDLADDDRERLSARGVRVADGVVERLVVDGDRLRGVALAGGGVVRRSAVFVFPRFVPYDALLTGLGCEKADTGWVATDASGRTSVPGVWAAGNVADPRAQVVTAAGMGSAAAIAINADLVREDVERSVEAHRAAGGAARR
- a CDS encoding ScbA/BarX family gamma-butyrolactone biosynthesis protein, whose protein sequence is MPTNTAQGHPVAAPVSVPVPRAYTHKSNPAEVLLTTWGQTGPDAYTVTARWPRVHDFYLTRYGMHDPLLLSETIRQTLPLLSHGAYEVPFGHQLLWRDFRWDLDPEALAADGEPAELTLHLTCPEVTYRRNRAASVALEVEAVRGGVRLGTARTRFAIQDRAVYERLRGRYADAAEAMARALPLPPPAPARPLGRDRFEDVVLSPTDGPHRWQLRTDTAHPVLFDHAVDHAPGMLLIEAARQAAQAVADPRPTIAAGMDIVFTRYAEMDAPCWILAEPLAAAADGRARVRVTARQDDTDIFSAAVTLAPAAER